A window from Gallus gallus isolate bGalGal1 chromosome 5, bGalGal1.mat.broiler.GRCg7b, whole genome shotgun sequence encodes these proteins:
- the COR1 gene encoding olfactory receptor-like protein COR1: protein MASGNCTTPTTFILSGLTDNPGLQMPLFMVFLAIYTITLLTNLGLIALISVDLHLQTPMYIFLQNLSFTDAAYSTVITPKMLAMFLEERKTISYVGCILQYFSFVLLTVTESLLLAVMAYDRYVAICKPLLYPSIMTKAVCWRLVESLYFLAFLNSLVHTSGLLKLSFCYSNVVNHFFCDISPLFQISSSSIAISELLVIISGSLFVMSSIITILISYVFIILTVVMIRSKDGKYKAFSTCTSHLMAVSLFHGTVIFMYLRPVKLFSLDTDKIASLFYTVVIPMLNPLIYSWRNKEVKDALRRLTATTFGFIDSKAVQ, encoded by the coding sequence ATGGCTTCGGGAAACTGCACAACACCAACCACGTTCATTCTGTCTGGATTGACAGACAATCCAGGGCTGCAGATGCCTCTCTTCATGGTGTTTTTAGCCATCTACACCATCACCTTGCTGACAAATCTGGGTTTGATTGCATTAATCAGCGTGGATCTCCACCTTCAAACACCAATGTATATTTTCCTCCAAAATCTGTCTTTCACAGATGCTGCTTATTCTACAGTCATCACTCCCAAAATGTTGGCTATgtttttagaagaaagaaaaacaatttcgTATGTAGGTTGcattctgcagtattttagctttgttttgttgacAGTCACAGAGAGCTTGCTGCTAGCTGTGATGGCATATGACCGGTATGTGGCCATCTGTAAACCTCTGCTTTATCCTTCCATCATGACCAAGGCGGTCTGCTGGAGGCTGGTGGAAAGTTTGTACTTCTTGGCCTTCCTGAACTCTCTGGTGCACACCAGTGGCTTGCTAAAACTATCCTTTTGTTATTCAAATGTGGTAAACCATTTCTTCTGTGATATCAGTCCTCTCTTCcagatttcttcttccagtaTCGCTATCAGTGAGCTGCTGGTTATCATTTCTGGCAGCTTGTTTGTGATGAGCAGCATCATAACCATCCTCATCTCATATGTTTTCATTATTCTGACTGTGGTGATGATCCGCTCCAAGGATGGGAAATACAAGGCCTTTTCCACCTGCACCTCTCACCTGATGGCTGTCTCCTTGTTCCATGGAACTGTCATCTTCATGTACTTGCGACCTGTCAAGCTCTTCTCTCTGGACACAGACAAAATTGCATCTTTGTTCTACACCGTGGTGATCCCTATgctgaaccccctcatctacagctGGAGGAACAAGGAAGTAAAGGATGCTCTACGCAGACTTACAGCCACAACGTTTGGATTCATTGACTCTAAGGCTGTCCAGTGA